The following proteins come from a genomic window of Emys orbicularis isolate rEmyOrb1 chromosome 9, rEmyOrb1.hap1, whole genome shotgun sequence:
- the CLRN1 gene encoding clarin-1 — protein sequence MPAQQKKVIFCIAGVLSFACALGIAAAVGTQLWIKGTILCKTGALLVNATGPELEKFIGEIQYGLFYGERVRQCGLGGRPFRFSFFPDLLKIIPASIHVSVILFCTVLIVFALVGTGFFMYNAFGNPYETLHGPVGLYLWSFISCSCSCLIMILFSSEVKIHHLSEKIANYKEGSFIFKTHNEQFQDSFWIILVCSLVHFLNVLLIRLAGFEFPFSKSKESETTSTGAADLMY from the exons ATGCCAGCCCAACAGAAGAAAGTCATATTTTGCATAGCTGGGGTGTTAAGCTTTGCTTGTGCTCTAGGCATTGCAGCAGCTGTCGGAACTCAATTATGGATCAAAGGAACAATACTGTGCAAAACTGGAGCTCTGCTTGTCAATGCTACAGGACCAGAACTGGAGAAGTTTATTGGTGAAATTCAGTATGGGCTTTTCTATGGGGAGCGTGTTAGACAATGTGGGCTAGGAGGGAGACCTTTTCGATTTTCAT tttttccAGATTTGCTCAAAATTATCCCTGCAAGTATCCATGTAAGTGTCATTCTCTTCTGTACAGTACTGATAGTCTTTGCTCTGGTGGGAACAGGTTTCTTCATGTACAATGCATTTGGCAATCCCTATGAAACTCTGCATGGTCCAGTAGGGTTATATCTTTGGAGCTTCATTTCAT GTTCTTGCAGTTGTCTCATCATGATACTATTTTCTTCAGAAGTGAAAATTCACCACCTCTCTGAGAAAATTGCAAATTACAAAGAGGGAAGTTTCATCTTTAAAACTCACAATGAACAATTTCAGGATTCATTCTGGATCATCCTGGTTTGCTCCTTGGTGCACTTTCTGAATGTTTTGCTAATACGGCTTGCTGGGTTTGAATTTCCTTTTTCAAAATCTAAAGAGTCAGAGACAACATCTACTGGAGCAGCTGATCTCATGTACTAG